The genomic stretch CAGTACCAACCTTTGCACGATCATTTGATATCGAAGTGATTATTTTTAAACGCAATGTTGAGCCATCACAAGTGAATGAAGCATGGCCAAGTTCGATTGAGCCTATCGACTTTGATCGTTCATTTTCTTACCGTGACAAAAAGATGATGTCATCTAATGGCGCTTTTTTACTTCCAAGTGGCTACTATCGCCTAAATAAACAATATCAAGCATTAGATCGTCACGCCGGTTTTAAACCATTAGTGCACGTTGCATGGCGTCAAACCGACCGTGGACCTAGCCGTGCACCAATCTTCCATATTCAAGCTGGACAAGATTTTTCTGGCACCTTTGCTAATGACGGACGCTCTTTGTCTCAAATTAAAGATGAGTCACCAGACGGCACCGTGCCACCAGCCCTTGCCAAAGGTCCGGTTAACGAACTTGATGGAACCATGCAAGTCTACGTTCAGCAT from Vibrio algicola encodes the following:
- a CDS encoding peptidoglycan binding protein CsiV, whose amino-acid sequence is MKKLILLLLVFVSVPTFARSFDIEVIIFKRNVEPSQVNEAWPSSIEPIDFDRSFSYRDKKMMSSNGAFLLPSGYYRLNKQYQALDRHAGFKPLVHVAWRQTDRGPSRAPIFHIQAGQDFSGTFANDGRSLSQIKDESPDGTVPPALAKGPVNELDGTMQVYVQHYLYVKTNLDLKIPGQHEVVLQDAVTDTASDDNDDDAEVQVGNLEPIKPKTEVKDFLNSYRMQQKRQMRSGETHYLDNPYLGMIIKVSKAR